The proteins below are encoded in one region of Methanobacterium aggregans:
- a CDS encoding 50S ribosomal protein L15e: MYKYIRDAWKNPDDSYVKELMHERAPVWRKESVIKRIDRPTRIDRARSLGYKAKKGYVVARIRVRRGGRRKTRFTAGRKPKRMGVNKITPKKSIKRIAEERVARKYPNLEVLNSYWVWEDGKFKFFEVILVDPNSPSIKNDPKINWICEKQHTSRVFRGLTSEGKKTRGLRVKGKGSEKAR, encoded by the coding sequence ATGTACAAGTATATAAGAGATGCATGGAAAAACCCAGACGACTCCTACGTCAAGGAGTTAATGCATGAAAGAGCTCCAGTCTGGAGAAAAGAAAGTGTAATCAAGAGAATAGACAGACCTACCAGGATCGACAGAGCACGATCATTAGGCTACAAAGCCAAAAAAGGATATGTCGTTGCAAGAATTCGAGTCCGCAGAGGTGGAAGGCGAAAAACAAGATTCACAGCAGGTAGGAAGCCTAAAAGAATGGGTGTTAATAAAATAACCCCTAAAAAATCCATCAAAAGAATTGCAGAAGAAAGGGTTGCAAGAAAATACCCCAACCTTGAAGTTCTTAACTCATACTGGGTATGGGAAGATGGAAAATTCAAATTCTTCGAAGTAATTCTGGTTGACCCAAACAGCCCTTCAATCAAAAACGATCCAAAGATCAACTGGATCTGTGAGAAACAGCACACAAGCCGTGTGTTCAGAGGCCTTACAAGTGAGGGTAAAAAAACAAGGGGACTCCGAGTTAAAGGAAAAGGTTCAGAGAAGGCAAGGTAA
- a CDS encoding ribosome assembly factor SBDS gives MVTLEDAVIARLEYYGEHFEILVDPDLASDFKKGEEIKIEEILAVEEIFKDAHKGDKASEEAMMKAFSTIDPLEAAATIIKKGQVQLTAQQRKEMQEEKRKMIVATITRESINPQTKLPHPARRIEIAMDECRIHVDPFKSVDEQVKTVLKAIRTKIPIRFEKVKVAVRIPGDFTGKAYGAVSEFGTIKKEEWQQDGSWVAVIEIPGGLQDSFYTKLSELTRGQVETKLIK, from the coding sequence ATGGTTACCCTTGAAGATGCAGTTATAGCCCGTTTGGAGTACTATGGGGAACACTTCGAGATCCTTGTAGATCCAGATCTTGCATCGGACTTTAAAAAAGGCGAAGAAATAAAAATCGAAGAGATACTTGCAGTTGAGGAAATATTTAAAGATGCACATAAGGGGGATAAAGCCTCTGAAGAAGCCATGATGAAGGCCTTCAGCACAATTGATCCTCTAGAAGCTGCTGCAACCATAATAAAAAAGGGACAGGTCCAGTTAACTGCCCAGCAGCGTAAGGAAATGCAGGAAGAAAAGCGAAAGATGATCGTTGCAACCATCACACGCGAATCAATAAACCCCCAGACAAAACTTCCACATCCTGCAAGAAGGATCGAAATAGCCATGGATGAGTGCAGGATCCATGTTGATCCATTTAAAAGCGTTGATGAACAGGTTAAAACAGTTCTCAAAGCCATACGAACCAAAATACCCATAAGATTTGAGAAGGTGAAGGTTGCGGTGAGGATACCTGGAGACTTCACAGGAAAAGCCTATGGAGCAGTATCTGAATTTGGTACCATAAAAAAGGAAGAATGGCAGCAGGATGGTTCATGGGTTGCAGTTATCGAAATACCTGGGGGCTTGCAAGACAGTTTTTACACGAAGCTGAGCGAACTTACAAGGGGACAAGTGGAAACAAAACTGATTAAATAA
- a CDS encoding DUF3194 domain-containing protein produces MNKLKRLSSEDLDTISEFTASAAENFIFKKVSRKEVLDFNVDVKMDYEEELNVEVEVHIVFDDLSDAGDEIAGEAVDHALNELGKFLDDNYRT; encoded by the coding sequence TTGAATAAACTCAAAAGGTTGAGCAGTGAAGATCTGGATACCATCTCAGAATTCACAGCTTCAGCCGCAGAAAACTTTATTTTTAAAAAGGTATCTAGAAAAGAGGTTCTGGACTTCAACGTAGATGTTAAAATGGATTATGAAGAGGAGTTAAATGTTGAGGTTGAGGTTCACATAGTTTTTGATGATCTCTCAGATGCTGGTGATGAAATAGCAGGGGAAGCTGTTGATCATGCACTCAATGAACTCGGTAAATTTCTGGATGATAACTACAGAACCTGA
- a CDS encoding prefoldin subunit beta codes for MELPQNIQHQIAQFQQVQQQAQAISMQKQTVELQIKETQKALDELKKVEDEGDVYKTAGNLLVKVKKDEITAELEEKVETLELREKTVKRQEERIMNKLQEMQASLQEAMQGAGIS; via the coding sequence ATGGAACTTCCACAAAACATCCAGCATCAAATAGCTCAATTCCAGCAGGTGCAGCAGCAGGCACAGGCAATTTCAATGCAGAAACAGACTGTTGAACTCCAAATAAAGGAAACTCAGAAAGCACTTGACGAATTGAAAAAGGTTGAAGATGAAGGGGATGTATACAAAACTGCAGGAAATCTTCTTGTAAAAGTTAAAAAGGATGAAATAACTGCAGAACTTGAAGAAAAAGTTGAGACACTTGAACTTCGAGAGAAAACCGTGAAACGTCAGGAAGAACGTATCATGAACAAACTCCAGGAAATGCAGGCATCTCTTCAGGAAGCCATGCAGGGCGCAGGAATTTCCTAA
- a CDS encoding KEOPS complex subunit Pcc1 produces the protein MEVLEGVETELEMEFDTPEDAEIILKSIEPEIHTSPSDRASVSVHLAGSTIRIKVDAEDATSLRASLNSYLRWTKLSYEILELRKYIKTK, from the coding sequence GTGGAAGTCCTTGAAGGTGTTGAAACAGAACTTGAAATGGAATTTGACACCCCTGAGGATGCAGAGATAATATTGAAATCAATAGAACCTGAAATTCACACATCTCCATCAGACAGGGCATCTGTAAGTGTTCATCTTGCAGGCAGCACCATAAGGATCAAGGTAGATGCAGAGGATGCAACTTCATTACGTGCTTCCCTCAACTCTTACTTGAGATGGACGAAGCTGTCTTACGAAATTCTAGAACTTAGAAAATACATCAAAACCAAATAG
- the rrp4 gene encoding exosome complex RNA-binding protein Rrp4, producing MIFVDDKEIVIPGDVLADEEYHSGRGTFREDNNICSALVGLVAIRDKKISVIPLQSKYIPKRGDVVIGEITDIRFSMWNLDINSPYSGFLPASDVFGKEKRELNKTFDVGDVLFLRVVDVDEVKKVKLGLKGRGLGKFRGGILINITPTKVPRLIGKKGSMINMIKDETHCDVVVGQNGVVWVKGEPSMERVAEKVIKMIEEQAHTSGLTDRVREMLSELLGNETVSEDDETSEDEEKSFEVDEKTSEYEGTSSKEEDTPEEEEENGEELIQ from the coding sequence GTGATATTTGTAGATGATAAGGAAATAGTAATTCCAGGTGACGTTCTGGCAGACGAGGAATATCATTCAGGAAGAGGGACTTTCAGGGAAGATAATAATATATGCTCCGCCCTTGTAGGTCTTGTGGCCATAAGAGACAAAAAAATAAGTGTAATACCCTTACAGAGTAAATACATTCCAAAGAGGGGAGATGTTGTTATTGGGGAAATCACAGACATAAGATTTTCCATGTGGAATCTGGATATAAATTCTCCCTACTCTGGATTTTTACCAGCTTCAGATGTTTTTGGAAAGGAGAAAAGGGAACTTAACAAAACCTTTGATGTTGGAGATGTTCTCTTTTTAAGGGTAGTGGATGTTGATGAGGTTAAAAAAGTTAAACTGGGTCTTAAAGGACGAGGACTTGGAAAATTCCGTGGTGGAATTCTTATAAACATCACACCAACCAAGGTGCCACGGCTCATAGGTAAAAAAGGTTCCATGATAAACATGATAAAGGACGAAACCCACTGTGATGTTGTTGTAGGACAGAACGGAGTTGTATGGGTTAAAGGGGAACCTTCCATGGAACGTGTTGCTGAGAAAGTTATAAAGATGATTGAGGAACAGGCTCACACCTCTGGATTGACAGATAGGGTGAGGGAAATGCTTTCAGAACTTCTAGGTAACGAGACAGTTTCAGAAGATGATGAAACTTCTGAGGATGAAGAAAAAAGTTTTGAAGTAGATGAAAAAACTTCAGAATATGAGGGTACGAGTTCCAAAGAAGAAGATACTCCTGAAGAGGAAGAAGAAAATGGAGAGGAATTAATCCAGTAA
- the ribC gene encoding riboflavin synthase: MKIGICDTTFARFDMASAALDQIKGQIGNINFIRSTVPGVKDLPVASKKLIEEEGCELVMAFGMPGPEKMDKVCAHEASTGLINAQLMTNTHIIEVFVHEDEGLDDKDLKQLAENRAREHADNVVKMLFKPDKLRREAGTGMREGRENKGAL; encoded by the coding sequence ATGAAAATAGGAATTTGTGACACTACATTTGCACGTTTTGATATGGCAAGTGCTGCCCTTGACCAGATAAAAGGACAGATCGGCAACATAAACTTCATACGGAGCACAGTGCCTGGTGTGAAGGACCTGCCTGTGGCATCCAAAAAACTCATAGAGGAGGAGGGCTGTGAACTGGTCATGGCATTTGGAATGCCTGGCCCTGAAAAAATGGACAAAGTATGTGCCCATGAAGCATCAACTGGCCTTATAAATGCACAGCTCATGACGAACACCCATATAATTGAGGTTTTTGTCCATGAAGATGAAGGATTGGATGATAAGGATCTTAAACAACTTGCAGAAAACCGTGCACGGGAACATGCAGACAACGTTGTTAAAATGCTCTTCAAACCAGATAAACTCCGCCGTGAAGCAGGAACTGGTATGAGGGAAGGAAGAGAGAACAAAGGAGCACTTTAA
- the rnp3 gene encoding ribonuclease P protein component 3 — protein sequence MFFDFHFHGGKKLIMEAERLGYSGVAVVKYLDDYDKDFLNHIQELKEEFGGEQLDEASSEKGSSKHFHDSGHLHGNENSRNHSFRIYSGVEITAKNPEALKRKVQKFRKSADVVIVQGGDLKINRAACEDPRIDVLSQPYKNRRDSGMNQVLAKKAAENSVAVELNLKYLLRTNPKNRYRVLNQFRQIVKLQRKFNFPLLTTCAAGSIYDLRTPQDVTALSRCFGLTKEEAIETLSKTPMEIIKRGELRSSVIVNGVRTITT from the coding sequence ATGTTTTTCGATTTTCACTTCCATGGTGGTAAAAAACTCATTATGGAAGCAGAGAGATTAGGTTATTCTGGAGTAGCGGTTGTCAAATATTTGGATGATTATGACAAGGATTTTCTAAACCATATTCAAGAGTTAAAGGAAGAATTTGGTGGAGAACAGTTAGATGAAGCCTCTTCAGAGAAAGGCTCCAGTAAACATTTCCATGATTCAGGGCATCTGCATGGGAATGAGAACTCCAGAAACCATAGTTTCAGGATCTACAGTGGTGTTGAAATCACTGCAAAAAACCCTGAAGCCCTTAAAAGAAAGGTTCAAAAGTTTCGCAAAAGTGCAGATGTTGTTATTGTTCAGGGAGGAGATCTGAAGATAAACCGGGCTGCATGTGAAGATCCACGTATTGATGTGTTATCCCAACCCTACAAGAATCGGAGGGACAGTGGAATGAACCAGGTACTTGCAAAAAAAGCTGCAGAAAACAGTGTTGCAGTTGAGCTAAACCTCAAATATCTTCTCCGAACAAATCCTAAAAATCGGTACAGAGTTTTAAATCAATTCCGCCAGATCGTGAAGCTTCAAAGAAAGTTCAATTTTCCACTTCTAACCACATGTGCTGCAGGATCTATTTACGACCTCAGAACTCCCCAGGATGTAACTGCACTTTCAAGATGTTTTGGGCTGACGAAGGAAGAGGCAATTGAAACACTATCTAAAACTCCCATGGAAATAATAAAACGGGGAGAACTGAGAAGCAGTGTTATTGTCAATGGTGTTAGAACTATTACTACCTGA
- the psmA gene encoding archaeal proteasome endopeptidase complex subunit alpha, protein MQPFPGAGYDRAITVFSPDGRLFQVEYAREAVKRGTTSLGVKSSEGIVLVVDKRPTSKLVEPKSIEKIFQIDDHIGAATSGLVADARSLIEKARMESQINKITYNEPIRVEGLAKKICDMKQMYTQHGGVRPFGSALIIGGVNDSGCRLFETDPSGALIEYKATAIGAGRQVAMDEFEKKYHEDIKLNEAIELALDAVYEATEGKTTPESVEIALIEAKDKKFKKISDDEIAEHVEELLIRKSKEEEEE, encoded by the coding sequence ATGCAACCGTTTCCAGGAGCAGGATATGATAGGGCTATAACAGTATTTAGTCCAGATGGAAGGCTATTTCAGGTTGAATATGCAAGAGAAGCTGTAAAAAGAGGTACAACTTCATTAGGTGTAAAATCAAGCGAGGGAATCGTACTCGTGGTTGATAAAAGGCCAACAAGTAAACTTGTGGAACCTAAATCTATAGAAAAAATATTCCAGATAGACGACCACATAGGAGCTGCAACCTCTGGATTGGTGGCAGATGCAAGATCCCTCATTGAAAAAGCCAGGATGGAATCACAGATCAACAAGATAACCTACAACGAACCCATAAGAGTTGAAGGCCTTGCAAAGAAAATATGCGACATGAAACAGATGTACACCCAGCACGGAGGGGTCAGACCATTCGGTTCAGCCCTTATAATAGGTGGAGTTAACGATTCAGGATGCAGACTCTTTGAAACAGATCCAAGCGGTGCTTTAATTGAATACAAGGCAACTGCAATTGGTGCTGGAAGGCAGGTGGCAATGGATGAATTTGAGAAAAAGTATCATGAAGATATAAAACTCAATGAAGCCATTGAACTGGCATTAGATGCTGTGTATGAGGCAACTGAAGGCAAAACAACCCCAGAAAGCGTTGAAATTGCACTCATTGAAGCCAAAGACAAAAAATTCAAAAAAATCTCAGACGATGAAATAGCAGAACACGTTGAAGAACTCCTCATCCGAAAATCTAAGGAAGAAGAAGAGGAATAA
- the rrp42 gene encoding exosome complex protein Rrp42, which yields MVTIIPEIIKESVTNLVKEGERTDGRKFDEYREISLETGIITKAEGSARVKIGKTQIVVGAKTQIAEPFSDTPGKGVLMTNSELLPMAAPNFEPGPPDERSVELARVTDRCIREGKVVDLEKLCIIEGKKVWMIFLDLHIIDYDGNLMDAAVLGSVAALLNTKMPEARVEDGEVVLDTENMVPLPINEKALMCTFAKIGDELLVDPSLEEEEIMDARISIGIRADGSICAMQKGEQKPFKREEVLKAVSIAKEKTAELRNYLD from the coding sequence ATGGTTACTATAATTCCTGAAATAATAAAGGAAAGTGTGACGAATCTTGTTAAAGAGGGAGAAAGGACAGACGGAAGAAAATTTGATGAATACCGTGAAATATCCCTTGAAACAGGTATCATCACTAAAGCAGAGGGTTCTGCAAGGGTTAAAATAGGAAAAACCCAGATAGTGGTTGGTGCAAAAACTCAGATAGCAGAACCATTCTCAGACACGCCTGGAAAAGGAGTTCTGATGACTAACTCTGAGCTACTACCAATGGCAGCACCAAACTTTGAACCAGGGCCACCAGATGAACGTTCTGTTGAACTTGCAAGGGTTACAGACCGGTGCATAAGGGAAGGAAAAGTTGTTGACCTTGAAAAGCTCTGCATAATTGAAGGTAAGAAGGTTTGGATGATATTTTTGGACCTTCATATAATTGACTACGATGGCAACCTAATGGATGCAGCAGTTCTCGGAAGTGTTGCAGCACTCCTCAACACGAAAATGCCAGAAGCAAGAGTTGAAGATGGTGAAGTAGTTTTAGATACTGAAAACATGGTTCCATTACCTATCAATGAAAAAGCTTTGATGTGCACATTTGCAAAAATAGGTGATGAACTATTGGTCGATCCATCACTTGAAGAGGAAGAAATAATGGATGCCCGTATTTCAATTGGGATAAGGGCTGACGGCAGTATATGTGCAATGCAGAAAGGTGAACAAAAACCTTTCAAGAGAGAAGAAGTCCTAAAGGCAGTGTCCATTGCAAAGGAAAAAACTGCTGAGCTTAGAAATTATCTGGATTAA
- a CDS encoding RNA-binding protein produces MIHNISYRAFVYGTENQEKVETAIKTLFPSSSPQSELTEGYYKNSVLILSDKITRKRETRDFVQILNELSDPDKKRILHQLENKIDNKGNLFLRFDKQRAYLGDLKVVEHGDSIHVKVKMAAYPAKKEIALKLAREMFDV; encoded by the coding sequence ATGATCCATAACATCTCATACAGAGCATTTGTTTATGGAACAGAAAACCAGGAAAAAGTGGAAACTGCGATTAAAACCCTTTTTCCTTCTTCTTCACCCCAAAGTGAACTCACAGAGGGTTACTATAAAAATTCTGTTTTAATTTTAAGCGACAAGATCACAAGAAAAAGGGAAACCCGCGATTTTGTCCAGATTTTAAATGAACTATCTGATCCTGATAAAAAAAGGATTTTACATCAACTAGAAAACAAAATAGATAATAAAGGAAATCTATTTTTAAGATTTGACAAGCAAAGGGCGTACCTTGGAGATTTGAAGGTGGTGGAGCATGGTGATTCTATCCATGTTAAGGTTAAGATGGCTGCCTACCCTGCAAAAAAGGAGATCGCACTGAAGCTTGCAAGGGAAATGTTTGATGTTTAA
- a CDS encoding HisA/HisF family protein, whose protein sequence is MIIPVMDIKNGEAVSGKSGMRETYKPLKTVFSHSSDALEIAKSLKAAGAQRIYIADLDSIEGKGSNLQIVEEVNKIIPVMLDAGAGSVQMVETILKAADKVIIATETLKTLKSLDEIFESFSRDQLVLSIDIKNNEIFTRYLKTDINVMINKIKELNPDEIILLDISRVGTEKGVDFNLINKFHAFKSSIIMGGGILDDDIEELSILGVRKFLVGSALHSGRIRSDF, encoded by the coding sequence ATGATAATACCAGTCATGGATATAAAAAATGGTGAAGCAGTTTCAGGTAAATCTGGAATGAGAGAAACTTATAAGCCCCTTAAAACAGTTTTCTCACACTCTTCTGATGCATTGGAGATTGCAAAATCTTTAAAAGCTGCAGGAGCACAGCGCATTTACATAGCAGACCTGGATTCCATTGAAGGGAAGGGATCGAACCTCCAAATCGTGGAGGAGGTAAATAAAATAATTCCAGTAATGCTGGATGCTGGTGCTGGCAGTGTTCAAATGGTTGAAACTATCCTAAAAGCTGCAGATAAGGTTATTATTGCTACAGAAACCCTTAAAACCCTTAAAAGTCTTGATGAGATATTTGAATCCTTCAGCAGGGACCAACTGGTTCTGAGCATAGACATAAAGAACAACGAAATTTTCACCAGATACCTAAAAACAGACATAAATGTAATGATCAATAAAATAAAGGAATTAAACCCTGATGAAATTATTTTACTTGATATATCTAGGGTTGGAACTGAAAAGGGTGTTGATTTTAATCTTATTAACAAATTTCATGCATTTAAATCCTCCATAATTATGGGTGGGGGTATTTTAGATGATGATATTGAAGAACTCTCAATTTTAGGTGTTCGTAAGTTTCTTGTTGGTTCTGCACTCCACTCAGGCAGGATCAGATCTGATTTTTAA
- a CDS encoding carboxymuconolactone decarboxylase family protein, with protein MKDEVFFSKGMSHIKEDYPDLYDISVALNDVCYTGKVLDYKTQKLMAIAITAASSDDRAIKKQILSGMKELNITKDEIMDVLRVVLLTAGKPAFTKAVRILYKVAE; from the coding sequence ATGAAAGACGAAGTATTTTTTAGTAAAGGAATGAGCCATATTAAAGAGGACTACCCAGATCTTTACGACATCAGTGTTGCATTGAACGATGTCTGCTACACAGGAAAGGTTCTGGACTACAAAACACAGAAACTAATGGCCATAGCTATAACTGCAGCTTCTTCTGATGATAGAGCTATAAAGAAACAAATTTTAAGCGGTATGAAGGAGCTTAACATAACCAAGGATGAAATAATGGATGTTTTAAGGGTTGTGCTCCTAACAGCTGGAAAACCAGCATTTACAAAGGCTGTAAGAATACTGTACAAAGTAGCAGAATAA
- the rpl37A gene encoding 50S ribosomal protein L37Ae yields MARTKKVGITGRFGARYGRKAKRSVKLVEENMKKDHVCPQCDRPGVKRVSAGIWKCRKCGAVFTGGAYLPSTPMGRTATRNIKRIIGGL; encoded by the coding sequence ATGGCAAGAACGAAAAAAGTAGGAATAACCGGAAGATTCGGTGCAAGATACGGAAGGAAAGCGAAAAGATCCGTTAAATTAGTAGAAGAAAACATGAAAAAGGATCATGTTTGCCCTCAATGTGATAGGCCTGGTGTAAAAAGGGTTTCAGCAGGAATATGGAAATGCAGAAAATGCGGCGCAGTATTCACTGGCGGAGCATACCTTCCATCAACTCCAATGGGAAGAACAGCTACCAGGAACATAAAGAGGATAATTGGAGGTTTATAA
- a CDS encoding Rpp14/Pop5 family protein: MKLKILPPTLRVKKRYVAFEVISQAPLKRDDVIFLIGEASQDLYGACGTSRFDLWIVKLWKCHSNPNETVMKGIFRCNRDELESVMGIIPTITRFRGRRIVFHTLGISGTIKSAIKKFIKP; encoded by the coding sequence ATGAAGCTTAAAATACTCCCACCAACCCTTCGTGTAAAGAAGAGGTACGTTGCATTTGAGGTGATATCCCAAGCCCCACTGAAGCGTGATGATGTGATATTCCTTATTGGTGAAGCTTCACAGGACCTTTACGGGGCTTGCGGTACTAGCCGCTTTGATTTATGGATAGTTAAACTATGGAAATGTCACTCCAATCCCAATGAAACTGTTATGAAGGGAATTTTCCGATGTAATCGTGATGAACTAGAATCTGTTATGGGGATAATTCCAACAATAACCAGATTCCGGGGTCGAAGAATTGTGTTTCACACCCTGGGAATTTCAGGGACCATTAAATCTGCAATAAAAAAGTTTATTAAACCATGA
- a CDS encoding Brix domain-containing protein — MLITTSRKPSQRTRSFCKSLDRVINSEYVNRGKMSLRDVLLKSSQLGFDKTALISETKGNPSKIDFYNEKGDIVLSMDVTVSITNSKGRLKTSELSMKSEMDTLNILGELLGIPKCRDILKQENILVLKEGDNERRALLEFYDSKGVITGPKIYIKDWRIFHD, encoded by the coding sequence ATGTTAATAACCACATCTAGGAAGCCTTCTCAAAGAACAAGATCCTTCTGCAAAAGTTTAGACAGAGTCATAAACTCTGAATATGTTAACAGGGGGAAGATGAGCCTCCGTGATGTTTTGTTGAAATCTTCGCAACTGGGATTTGACAAAACTGCACTAATCTCAGAAACCAAGGGTAACCCTTCTAAGATAGATTTTTACAATGAAAAGGGCGATATTGTCCTTTCTATGGATGTTACAGTATCCATCACAAATTCCAAGGGTAGGCTGAAGACCAGTGAACTCTCCATGAAGTCTGAGATGGATACATTGAACATTTTGGGGGAATTATTAGGTATCCCAAAATGCAGGGACATCCTAAAGCAGGAAAATATTCTAGTTCTTAAGGAAGGAGACAATGAAAGAAGGGCTTTACTGGAATTTTATGATTCTAAAGGAGTAATAACGGGCCCTAAGATATACATCAAGGATTGGAGAATATTCCATGATTAA
- a CDS encoding PfkB family carbohydrate kinase, translating to MSNFLIIGPLTLDTIVRDKKTYRSTGGAVYYQAAVLSRMGVNTTAVVTLSREDEHLLESFPDDVDFVPVFVDKTLKFENIYPNHDPNHRIQNADVTRNPIKPENLRSIDLKEFDALLISALTPFDVPLETVEYLSKSNVPIYAGIQGYLRHIKENKVILKPWNDFKKFLKFFDVVFLDEVEARVVLGTHIHKLEDVARTISNFGPNEVVITRGGRGSIIYSVKTGGSYRIPAFPHKLRVDPTGLGDTYMAAYATRRMETLNPETCGIFASMVSTMKLEGEGTFDGTRTLVESRISEEDIINKNSF from the coding sequence ATGTCAAACTTTCTTATTATAGGTCCTTTAACCCTGGATACCATAGTCAGAGACAAAAAGACCTACAGATCCACAGGGGGTGCTGTTTATTATCAGGCAGCAGTTCTATCCCGGATGGGAGTGAACACCACAGCAGTTGTAACCCTTTCACGGGAAGATGAACATCTCCTTGAATCTTTTCCAGATGATGTGGATTTTGTACCAGTTTTTGTTGATAAAACACTGAAGTTTGAGAACATATACCCAAACCATGACCCCAACCATAGGATTCAAAATGCTGATGTCACTCGAAACCCAATAAAACCTGAAAACCTCCGTAGCATCGATCTGAAAGAATTCGATGCATTATTAATATCCGCACTCACCCCCTTCGATGTACCCCTTGAAACTGTTGAATATCTATCTAAATCTAATGTCCCGATTTATGCAGGTATACAGGGATATCTGCGACATATAAAAGAAAATAAAGTCATTTTAAAGCCATGGAATGATTTTAAAAAATTTTTAAAGTTCTTTGATGTGGTGTTCCTTGATGAGGTTGAGGCACGGGTTGTGCTGGGCACCCACATCCATAAACTGGAGGATGTTGCAAGAACCATCAGTAACTTTGGACCAAATGAAGTTGTAATTACCAGGGGAGGTAGGGGATCCATCATATATTCAGTGAAAACTGGTGGTAGCTATAGAATTCCTGCATTTCCCCACAAGCTAAGGGTAGATCCTACGGGGTTGGGTGACACTTACATGGCGGCCTATGCAACTAGAAGGATGGAAACCTTGAACCCTGAAACATGTGGTATATTTGCATCCATGGTATCCACAATGAAACTCGAAGGTGAAGGAACCTTTGATGGTACAAGAACGTTGGTGGAAAGTAGAATCAGTGAAGAGGATATAATCAATAAAAATTCTTTTTAA
- the rrp41 gene encoding exosome complex exonuclease Rrp41, whose protein sequence is MIIIITDSNLSTGTEASARADGRAFNELRPFKIEAGVLERADGSAYLEIGGNKVLVAVYGPRELHVRRLMQPNKAVLRCRYNMAPFSVDDRKRPGPDRRSTEISKITSEALIPSVFLEKFPRSTIDVFIEVIEAEGGTRCAGITAASVALADAGIPMRDMVVACAAGKSNGQVVLDLSEVEDKEGEADLPIAMMPRTGEITLLQMDGHLTADEFEKAMDLAMDGCKKLGEAQKKAIINRYGE, encoded by the coding sequence GTGATTATTATTATAACAGATAGTAATTTAAGCACAGGTACAGAAGCCAGTGCAAGGGCTGATGGAAGAGCTTTCAATGAATTAAGACCATTCAAAATAGAGGCAGGAGTACTTGAAAGGGCTGATGGTTCTGCATATCTTGAAATTGGGGGTAACAAGGTACTTGTGGCTGTATATGGGCCAAGAGAACTTCATGTGAGAAGATTGATGCAGCCAAACAAGGCAGTTTTAAGATGCAGATACAACATGGCACCATTTTCAGTGGATGATCGTAAAAGGCCAGGGCCTGACCGAAGATCAACTGAAATATCCAAGATAACATCTGAAGCACTTATACCCTCTGTTTTCCTGGAAAAGTTTCCAAGATCAACTATAGACGTTTTCATTGAAGTAATAGAGGCTGAGGGAGGAACAAGATGTGCTGGAATAACAGCAGCATCAGTTGCACTTGCAGATGCAGGAATACCTATGAGGGACATGGTTGTGGCATGTGCAGCAGGAAAATCCAACGGTCAGGTTGTACTGGATCTTTCAGAAGTTGAGGATAAAGAAGGTGAGGCTGACCTTCCAATAGCCATGATGCCAAGAACAGGTGAAATAACACTTCTTCAAATGGATGGCCACCTCACAGCTGATGAATTTGAAAAGGCCATGGATCTCGCAATGGACGGATGCAAGAAATTAGGCGAGGCACAGAAAAAAGCCATAATAAACAGGTATGGTGAGTAA
- a CDS encoding DNA-directed RNA polymerase subunit P yields MYKCGKCGTLVDIKGYTESKCPSCRYRILFKVIPPVKRTVKAR; encoded by the coding sequence TTGTATAAATGCGGAAAATGTGGTACTTTAGTAGATATTAAGGGATACACAGAGTCCAAATGTCCTAGTTGCAGGTACAGGATACTCTTCAAAGTAATACCTCCTGTAAAAAGGACAGTAAAAGCAAGATAA